The Fusobacterium sp. DD2 DNA segment TTACTGCTCAATATAAAGCATCTAAAGCTACTTTAAAAGCTGCAGAACAAGGTGTTAAAAACGCAATGAACAGAGTAGAAGATACAAAACTTAGAGCACCTTATGATGGATATATTGGTAAAAAGATTATGGATGAGGGAAGCGTTGTAACAGCTGCTGGACCAGTTGTAACAATTGTTTCTCAGGAGATGCCTAGAGTTGATATAAATATAGCTGGTAAAGATATTGATACAATTCAAAAAGCAGAATCATTTACATTTAGAACAGCTAATAAGACTTATATATTAAAACTTGCAAAAGTTGGTAAAAATACAGATCTTTTAAAACTAACATATCCAGTTACATTTGATTTTATAGACAGTGCTGCAAAGGATCTTATAATCGGAACTACTGGAACTGTAGTAGCTAACATTGCAAATGAAAATCATAAAGAGATTACAGTACCTTTAACTGCTCTATTTGAAAAAGATGGAAGTAATGTTTACCTTTACAATGATGGTGTAGTAAAAGCTCAAAAGGTTGAGTTAGGAGCACTAAAATCAAATGGAAATATAACAATTACAAAAGGATTAAATAGAACAGATAAAGTTATAATAGCAGGAGTTCATACAGTGACTGAAGGAGAAAAGGTTAAAGTTATCCAACAGCCTTCAGAAACTAATGTTGGTGGAGTACTTTAGGAGGTTATAAATGAGCATAATTGATTATTCAATAAAGAATCGTGTTGTAACTCTATTCTTCACTGTTATTATACTTGTTGGAGGAATAATATCTTACTTCAAAGTTGGAAAACTTGAAGACCCAGAATTTAAAGTTAAAGAGGCAATTGTCCTTACTGTTTACCCTGGGGCAACTCCTCATGAGGTAGAGTTAGAAGTTACTGATGCTGTTGAAAATGCTTTACAAAAGATTCCAAATGTAGAATATATTGAAAGCGTTTCAAAGGCAAATTTTTCAGAGGTTAAAATTAAACTTAGTGAATCATTGAAAAATGAAGAGATAGATCAATATTGGGATAATGTAAGAAAGAAGATAAACGATATTAAAGGATCACTACCTAGTGGTACTATGGCTCCAATGGTCTTAGATGACTATGGGGATGTATATGGAATGTTTTTGGCAGTTACAAGTGATGGATACTCTAAAAAAGAGCTGGATAAATATGTTTCATATATTCGTAGAGAACTGCAATCTATCCACGGTGTATCAAAAACTACAGTAGTTGGGAAAAACGAATCAGCAATAGAAGTAGTTATTGATAGAAATAAGATGGCAACTTATGGTTTAAATGACAAG contains these protein-coding regions:
- a CDS encoding efflux RND transporter periplasmic adaptor subunit, which produces MRKNRLKVMTIIVLGMLLLGCKQKEFKEEIIRPVVVLDLAKEQQMHDINFPGIVVADNDTTLAFKIPGSISKINVLPGDFVKKGDIIATLDTSDYNVNLEANRKQYDAAKAGYENMAAQYKRAVILHDGKAMSDKNFDIVTAQYKASKATLKAAEQGVKNAMNRVEDTKLRAPYDGYIGKKIMDEGSVVTAAGPVVTIVSQEMPRVDINIAGKDIDTIQKAESFTFRTANKTYILKLAKVGKNTDLLKLTYPVTFDFIDSAAKDLIIGTTGTVVANIANENHKEITVPLTALFEKDGSNVYLYNDGVVKAQKVELGALKSNGNITITKGLNRTDKVIIAGVHTVTEGEKVKVIQQPSETNVGGVL